Genomic DNA from uncultured Ilyobacter sp.:
TTTCGAAAGATCTAGGCTGAGGTCCGAATGTAACTCCTCCACCTACCATGTGAGGGGCTCTTGTAGAACCTTGTCTAGCTCTACCCGTACCTTTTTGTTTGAAAGGTTTTCTTCCTCCACCTCTAACCATTGCTCTCGTTTTCGTAGCAGCAGTTCCTTGTCTGGCAGCTGCTAGTTCAGCAGTCAACACTTCGTGAAGTACCGCTTTGTTTGGCTCGATTCCGAACACTGTATCTTTAACTTCAAGAGTTCCAGTTTGATCTCCTGCTAAGTTATATATGTTTAAAACTGCCATCATTATCCTCCTTCCTCAAATCTACTAACCAGTTATTTTTTTATAGCTGGCTTCACTACAATGTAACCGTTCTTCGGTCCAGGAACCGCACCTTTTATTAGTAATAAGTTGTTTTCTACATCAACTTTTACTACTTTTAAGTTCTGAACTGTCACTGCAGTGTTTCCATATCTTCCAGCCATCTTTAGACCTTTCAATACTTTTGAAGGGAACGATGATTGTCCGATAGAACCTCCAAGTCTGTGGTTTCTAGAAACCCCGTGAGTGGCTCTGTTTCCTGAGAAGTTATGTCTTTTCATAACACCTGCAGTACCTTTACCTTTAGAAGTTCCTCTGATATCTACAAACTCAACACCATCTAATGTGTCAACTTTGATTTCTTGTCCTAATTCATATCCTTCTACTGAATCAGCCTTAAGCTCTCTAACAAATCTTAAAGGTTTAACCCCAGCCTTGTTAAAGATACCCATCATTGGTTTAGTAGTGTTTTTTTCTTTCTTTTCGTCAAATCCTAATTGAAGAGCAGTGTACCCGTCTTTTTCCTCAGTTTTTTTCTGAAGAACAAAGTTAGGACCCGCTTCTACAACTGTTACTGGAACAAATTTTCCATTTTCGAAAATTTGAGTCATTCCAATTTTTTTAGCTAAAATTCCTGCCATTCTTTTACCTCCATCAAATAATATATTGGTTGACAACTTCTCCTCGTGGTTCCACGACTTAACTTTTAAAAAAAGTACCGCCAACTTGTATTATTCTGTAAGGATAACTATAAGTTTTAAAAGAATTTTGTCTTTAAAACCCCAATTACCCGATAATCAGCTGATCCGCGCTCTTTTTCGTCAGAAATTAAGCTTGCTTAATTTCGATTCCAACACCAGCTGGTAAGTTAACCGCTGTTAATGAAGAGATTGTCTTCTGGCTTGAGTTTTTGATCTCTACCATTCTTTTATGCACTCTCATTTCGAACTGCTCTCTAGCATCTTTGTTCACGTGTACAGATCTAAGTACTGTGTACTTTTTAATCTTTGTTGGTAGTGGCATAGGTCCTGCGATTTCCGCTCCAGACTTTTTAGCAACTTCAGCGATTCTCTTCGCTGATTGATCCAACAATGCGTGATCATAAGCTTTTAAATAGATTCTTAATTTATTAGAAGCCATCTATCTCTTGCACCTCCTGTAAAATTTATCAATAGGTCAGGGATGTCAAACATCCTCTGCTCACACACTTTAGAGATTATATCACACTCTCCAAAAATAACAAAGTTTTTTTTGAAAAGAATAATGAAGTTTTTCCATTTTGTCTCAAATGGTGCTCTAAGACAAATTTTATCGGGGAAACACGAGCTTCCCCGATAATTTTTATGTAAACATTCTATTACTTAGTGATTGTAGCAACTACTCCAGAAGCTACTGTTCTTCCACCTTCTCTTATTGCGAATCTTAATCCTTCTTCCATCGCGATTGGGTGAATCAGCTCTACTGTCATCTCGATGTTATCTCCAGGCATTACCATCTCTACACCTTCTGGTAAGCTGATTGCTCCTGTGATATCTGTTGTTCTGAAGTAGAATTGTGGTCTGTAACCAGAGAAGAATGGAGTATGTCTTCCTCCCTCTTCTTTTGTTAGTACGTATACTTCTGATGTGAACCCTGTATGTGGAGTGATTGTTCCTGGCTTAGCAAGAACTTGTCCTCTTTCTACGTCTTCTTTCTTGATTCCTCTTAGTAGTGCTCCGATGTTATCTCCAGCCTCTCCTTGATCAAGAAGCTTTCTGAACATCTCTACTCCTGTACAAACTGCTTTTTGTGTGTCTTTGATTCCGATTATCTCAATCTCTTCTCCGACTTTGATTACTCCTCTTTCTACTCTTCCAGTTACAACTGTTCCTCTACCTGTGATAGTGAATACATCCTCTACTGGCATTAGGAATGGCTGATCTATTGCTCTTTCTGGTGATGGAATGTAAGAATCCACTGCGTCCATAAGCTCTTCGATTTTAGCTACCCATTGAGCTTCACCGTTAAGCGCTCCTAGTGATGATCCTGCGATTACAGGAATGTCGTCTCCTGGGAATCCGTAGTCTGTTAGAAGTTCTCTTACTTCCATCTCTACTAATTCTAGTAACTCTTCGTCATCTACCATATCTGTTTTGTTTAGGTATACTACGATGTAAGGTACTCCTACCTGTCTTGAAAGAAGGATATGCTCTCTTGTTTGAGGCATCGGTCCGTCTGCTGCTGATACTACTAGGATAGCTCCATCCATCTGAGCTGCTCCTGTGATCATGTTCTTTACATAGTCAGCATGGCCTGGACAGTCAACGTGAGCGTAGTGTCTGTTTGCAGTTTCATATTCGATATGAGCTGTATTGATTGTGATTCCTCTTTCTCTCTCTTCTGGTGCCTGGTCAATGTTTGCAAAGTCTACTTTCTTTGCTAGTCCTTTGTCAGAAAGTACTTTTGAGATTGCTGCAGTTGTTGTTGTCTTTCCATGGTCAACGTGTCCTATTGTTCCTACATTTACATGGGGTTTTGATCTTGAAAATTTTTCCTTAGCCATTTCAATCCTCCTAAAAAATTAAAATAAAAATTATTGTATATTTCTTAATAGGTGCAACCTTTATGCAGGCCCCCTCTGAATAGATAATGCTTATTAAGTGAAAAAGAATTACTTCCCTCTCGCTTCCTGAATACTTTTTTGAATGCTAGCAGGTACCTGAGCATATTCAGCAAATTCCATTGCATAAGTAGCTCTTCCTTGAGATTTAGATCTAAGATCAGTTGCATAACCAAACATTTCTGAAAGTGGTACTTTTGCATCAATGATTTTAGCTCCGTTTCTGTCAGTCATTCCAGAAACCATACCTCTTCTAGAGTTAAGGTCCCCTATAAGGTCTCCCATATACTCCTCTGGAGTAGTAACTTCTACTTTAAAGACAGGCTCAAGAATTACAGGATTACACTTAGTTGCTGCCTGTTTAACCGCCATAGATCCAGCAATTTTAAATGCCATCTCTGATGAATCGACCTCATGATACGATCCATCATAAAGTTCTACCTTTACATCTTCCATTGGATATCCAGCTACAACTCCGCTCTCAAGAGCTTCTTTACATCCTCTTTCAACTGCAGGGATGTACTCTCTAGGGATAGCTCCACCTGTAACTTTATTGATAAATTCAAATCCTTTCCCTGGATTTGGCTCTACCTTTATCTTAACATGTCCGTACTGACCTCTACCACCTGACTGCTTAGCATATTTAACATCATGGTCAATATTAGTTGTGATAGTTTCTCTGTACGCAACTTGAGGTTTTCCAACGTTAGACTCAACGTTGAACTCTCTTTTCATTCTATCTACAAGGATCTCTAGGTGAAGTTCACCCATTCCCGATATGATAGTTTGACCTGTTTCTTCGTCAGTTTTAACTCTGAACGTAGGATCCTCTTCTGCTAATTTACCAAGGGCGATTCCCATCTTCTCTTGGTCAGCTTTCGTCTTAGGCTCAACCGCTACTGCGATTACCGGCTCAGGGAAAACCATTTTTTCTAGAACGATTGGTTGATCCATGTCGCAAAGAGTATCTCCAGTAGTAGTTTCTTTTAGACCTACCGCTGCTGCGATATCCCCACAGTAAACTACGCTTAGCTCCTCTCTGTTGTTAGCATGCATCTGTAGGATTCTTCCCACTCTTTCTTTTTTACCTTTTGTTGAGTTAAGAACAGAAGTTCCCTTTTCTATAATTCCAGAGTAAACTCTAAAGAATGCTAGTTTCCCAACAAATGGGTCAGTCATGATTTTGAATGCAAGAGCCGAGAACGGTTGATCGTCTCCTGGCATTCTTGACATTTCTTTTTCAGTATCCTTTACATCTGTTCCTTTTATGGCTCCAACGTCTACTGGAGAAGGCATAAGGTCAACTACTGCATCCAGAAGCGGTTGAACCCCTTTATTTTTAAATGCAGTTCCGCAAGTTACAGGAACGATTAAGTTTGCTATAGTAGCTTTTCTAAGTCCAGCTACTAGCTCTTCTTGAGTAATCTCTTCTCCACCGAAGAATTTCTCCATGAGAGCATCATCAGTTTCAACTATAGATTCAAGCATGAAATTTCTAGCTTCTTCAGCCTTTTCAGCAAGCTCAGCTCTTATATCTTCGACTGTAAAGTCTTGCCCTGTTTGTGTATCTAGAGGCCACTTGATCTCTTTCATCTGAATAAGATCAACTATACCTTCGAATTGATCTTCTGCTCCGATAGGTAGTTGAATGGGCACCGGGTTTGATCCCAACTTCTCTCTGATATCTGTCACACACATATCAAAGTCTGCACCGACTCTATCCATCTTATTGAAGAAAGCCATTCTAGGTACTCCATACTTATCTGCTTGTCTCCAAACCGTTTCTGATTGTGGTTGAACCCCATCAACTGCTGAAAACACAGCTACAGACCCATCTAGTACTCTTAGAGATCTTTCAACCTCAACAGTAAAGTCCACGTGCCCTGGTGTGTCTATTATATTTATCCTATGCTCTTTCCAGAAACAAGTTGTTGCCGCCGAAGTTATAGTTATTCCTCTTTCTTGCTCTTGCTCCATCCAGTCCATTGTAGCCGCACCGTCGTGTACTTCACCAATTCTGTGAGTAATCCCTGTGTAAAGAAGGATCCTTTCTGTGGTTGTAGTTTTACCTGCGTCGATGTGGGCCATGATACCGATGTTTCTTGTTTTACCTAAAGAAACTTTTCTAGCCATCTGGTTTTGCCCTCCTTAAAAGATATAATCTTAAATTAAGATATTACCACTTATAGTGTGCGAATGCTCTATTTGCTTCTGCCATTTTATAAGTATCCTCTTTTTTCTTAACAGTTGCACCTTCATTGTTTCCTGCTGCGATTAGTTCAGCTGCGAGCTTTTCCATCATACCGTATTCTTTTCTCTGTCTTGTGTAAGCTGTTAACCATCTAAGAGCTAGAGTTTGCTGTCTCTCTATTCTTACTTCTACCGGTACCTGGTATGTAGCTCCACCTATTCTTCTAGATCTTACCTCTACCTGTGGCTTGATGTTCTCTATAGCTGTTTTGAATACTTCGTATCCTTCTTGACCAGTCTTTTCTTTAATTAGGTCCATCGCTCCATAAAAGATAGTTTCTGCAAGTGATTTTTTTCCATCTAGCATTATTGAATTGATAAATTTAGTTACAACTTTATCTCCATACCTAGAATCAGGTAATACATCTCTCTTTACTGCTGCTCTTCTTCTTGACATATCTTATTTCACCTCCCGAAAATTAAGCTTTTTTAGCTCCATATTTTGATCTTGATTTTTTTCTGTTTGCAACACCAGCAGTATCTAAAGCTCCTCTGATAACTTTATATCTTACCCCTGGTAAATCTTTTGTTCTTCCACCTCTTACAAGTACAATCGAGTGCTCTTGTAAGTTATGTCCTTCACCTGGAATATACGTAGTAACTTCGATCCCGTTTGTAAGCTTTACTCTTGCAACCTTTCTAAGTGCTGAGTTTGGCTTCTTTGGAGTACTTGTGTAAACTCTTATACAAACTCCTCTTCTTTGTGGGTTACCTTGTAGTGCCGGTGACTTTTTAGCTTCTTCTAAAGTCGCTCTTCCTCTTTTTACTAATTGATTTAAAGTAGGCATTTTACCCTCCTTCCGAATTTTAAATTAAAAATTTAATTATAACTTGAACATTATACTGACTTTGTTTCAAAAAGTCAACACTCAAAAAAACACTCAGTGTTTTAAGAGAAAAATTATAGATAATCTTCAAAAAATAATTTCCCAGATACTTATTTGTTGTCCAAAAATTATTATAACATATTTTTTATTTTACAACTATATTTTTTGTTTTAATTTTTACTCTGAAATTTCGGACAGTTCTTCCTGTACTGCTTCCCACTCTTCCATAGTCTCCATTATTTTTTTATCCATGAGATCCAATTCTTTTTGAATCCCCACCAAAGTTTCAAGATTATTTTTTTTTCCAGCCTCATTATATCTTTCTTCCAGAATGCTTTTTTCTGATTCTAGCT
This window encodes:
- the rplC gene encoding 50S ribosomal protein L3, coding for MAGILAKKIGMTQIFENGKFVPVTVVEAGPNFVLQKKTEEKDGYTALQLGFDEKKEKNTTKPMMGIFNKAGVKPLRFVRELKADSVEGYELGQEIKVDTLDGVEFVDIRGTSKGKGTAGVMKRHNFSGNRATHGVSRNHRLGGSIGQSSFPSKVLKGLKMAGRYGNTAVTVQNLKVVKVDVENNLLLIKGAVPGPKNGYIVVKPAIKK
- the rpsJ gene encoding 30S ribosomal protein S10 yields the protein MASNKLRIYLKAYDHALLDQSAKRIAEVAKKSGAEIAGPMPLPTKIKKYTVLRSVHVNKDAREQFEMRVHKRMVEIKNSSQKTISSLTAVNLPAGVGIEIKQA
- the tuf gene encoding elongation factor Tu, translated to MAKEKFSRSKPHVNVGTIGHVDHGKTTTTAAISKVLSDKGLAKKVDFANIDQAPEERERGITINTAHIEYETANRHYAHVDCPGHADYVKNMITGAAQMDGAILVVSAADGPMPQTREHILLSRQVGVPYIVVYLNKTDMVDDEELLELVEMEVRELLTDYGFPGDDIPVIAGSSLGALNGEAQWVAKIEELMDAVDSYIPSPERAIDQPFLMPVEDVFTITGRGTVVTGRVERGVIKVGEEIEIIGIKDTQKAVCTGVEMFRKLLDQGEAGDNIGALLRGIKKEDVERGQVLAKPGTITPHTGFTSEVYVLTKEEGGRHTPFFSGYRPQFYFRTTDITGAISLPEGVEMVMPGDNIEMTVELIHPIAMEEGLRFAIREGGRTVASGVVATITK
- the fusA gene encoding elongation factor G, whose amino-acid sequence is MARKVSLGKTRNIGIMAHIDAGKTTTTERILLYTGITHRIGEVHDGAATMDWMEQEQERGITITSAATTCFWKEHRINIIDTPGHVDFTVEVERSLRVLDGSVAVFSAVDGVQPQSETVWRQADKYGVPRMAFFNKMDRVGADFDMCVTDIREKLGSNPVPIQLPIGAEDQFEGIVDLIQMKEIKWPLDTQTGQDFTVEDIRAELAEKAEEARNFMLESIVETDDALMEKFFGGEEITQEELVAGLRKATIANLIVPVTCGTAFKNKGVQPLLDAVVDLMPSPVDVGAIKGTDVKDTEKEMSRMPGDDQPFSALAFKIMTDPFVGKLAFFRVYSGIIEKGTSVLNSTKGKKERVGRILQMHANNREELSVVYCGDIAAAVGLKETTTGDTLCDMDQPIVLEKMVFPEPVIAVAVEPKTKADQEKMGIALGKLAEEDPTFRVKTDEETGQTIISGMGELHLEILVDRMKREFNVESNVGKPQVAYRETITTNIDHDVKYAKQSGGRGQYGHVKIKVEPNPGKGFEFINKVTGGAIPREYIPAVERGCKEALESGVVAGYPMEDVKVELYDGSYHEVDSSEMAFKIAGSMAVKQAATKCNPVILEPVFKVEVTTPEEYMGDLIGDLNSRRGMVSGMTDRNGAKIIDAKVPLSEMFGYATDLRSKSQGRATYAMEFAEYAQVPASIQKSIQEARGK
- the rpsG gene encoding 30S ribosomal protein S7; translated protein: MSRRRAAVKRDVLPDSRYGDKVVTKFINSIMLDGKKSLAETIFYGAMDLIKEKTGQEGYEVFKTAIENIKPQVEVRSRRIGGATYQVPVEVRIERQQTLALRWLTAYTRQRKEYGMMEKLAAELIAAGNNEGATVKKKEDTYKMAEANRAFAHYKW
- the rpsL gene encoding 30S ribosomal protein S12 — encoded protein: MPTLNQLVKRGRATLEEAKKSPALQGNPQRRGVCIRVYTSTPKKPNSALRKVARVKLTNGIEVTTYIPGEGHNLQEHSIVLVRGGRTKDLPGVRYKVIRGALDTAGVANRKKSRSKYGAKKA